A genome region from Streptomyces showdoensis includes the following:
- a CDS encoding DinB family protein, giving the protein MTLTDRRIQPPLTADERTTLTAMLDFQRDTLAMKCEGLTADQLKDRAISPSGLSLLGLVRHAAEVERGWFVNVINGESSRSPWTPAGSTDRADFDVDDADVDEAFAVWREECGRARAIVDAAASLDVTGRLGEEVFSLRYVLAHMIEEYARHNGHADLLRERIDGETGE; this is encoded by the coding sequence ATGACACTCACCGATCGCCGGATCCAGCCGCCCCTCACCGCCGACGAACGCACCACCCTCACCGCCATGTTGGACTTCCAGCGGGACACGCTGGCGATGAAGTGCGAAGGGCTGACGGCGGACCAGCTCAAGGACCGCGCGATCAGTCCCTCCGGACTCTCGCTCCTCGGCCTCGTCCGGCACGCCGCCGAGGTCGAACGCGGCTGGTTCGTCAACGTGATCAACGGCGAGAGCAGCCGGAGCCCCTGGACCCCGGCCGGCTCCACCGACCGGGCCGACTTCGACGTGGACGACGCCGACGTCGACGAGGCCTTCGCGGTCTGGCGCGAGGAGTGCGGGCGCGCCCGCGCGATCGTCGACGCGGCCGCGTCGCTCGACGTGACCGGACGCCTCGGCGAGGAGGTCTTCTCGCTGCGCTACGTCCTCGCCCACATGATCGAGGAGTACGCCCGCCACAACGGGCACGCCGACCTGCTGCGCGAGCGCATCGACGGCGAGACGGGCGAGTAG
- a CDS encoding GNAT family N-acetyltransferase, producing MPQLISPTARLHTSWLEAHAEWSPGANQDGSGMRLSADHAFAVPEVFASWVGRLREQSDPARPQPEGRVHATHWWIVEDDTYLGAIDLRHELNDFLLRAGGHIGYSIRPSARRRGLATWALAAVLPEARALGMTRVLLTCDDTNTASARTIVRNGGVLEDVRSTELGLKRRYWIEL from the coding sequence ATGCCGCAGCTGATCAGCCCCACCGCGCGACTCCACACCTCCTGGCTCGAGGCCCACGCCGAATGGAGTCCCGGCGCCAACCAGGACGGCTCCGGGATGCGGCTCTCCGCGGACCACGCCTTCGCCGTCCCCGAGGTCTTCGCCTCCTGGGTGGGCCGGCTCCGCGAACAGTCCGACCCGGCCCGCCCCCAGCCCGAGGGCCGCGTCCACGCCACCCACTGGTGGATCGTCGAGGACGACACCTACCTCGGCGCGATCGACCTGCGGCACGAGCTCAACGACTTCCTCCTCCGGGCCGGCGGCCACATCGGCTACAGCATCCGCCCCTCCGCCCGCCGCCGGGGCCTCGCCACCTGGGCGCTCGCCGCCGTCCTCCCCGAGGCCCGGGCCCTCGGCATGACCCGGGTCCTGCTCACCTGCGACGACACCAACACCGCCTCGGCGCGCACCATCGTGCGCAACGGCGGCGTCCTGGAGGACGTCCGCTCCACCGAACTCGGCCTCAAGCGCCGCTACTGGATCGAGCTGTAG